The genomic interval CCTTCTGGGCCAGCAGACCCCTGAAGTGGATGAGGAGCCAGTCGCAGGGCATTTCCTGGTAGAACATGAGGAGGAAATGAGCCAGTCGTGGCAGGTCTCTGGAGTGGTACAGCTTCCCGATGTAGCCCAGCTTGGAGAACTCCAGCATCACCCAGTAGGAACCTTCTCTGGAGGTGATCACCTTCTTCAGCGCCGTCAGGAAGTTCCTGGAGCAGCGCACATCGTCCTCCAACATCATGTAGAAGTGGGAGAGGTTGGTGCAGAAGTTGAGGAGGAAAGCGTAGTCCACATTCTGCTTGGAGCGGAAACGGACCCGGTCCTCCGGGTCGTTGTAGTTCCTTTTCAAGCCGTCCAGAGATGGATAGTACTCCTCTGGAGCCTGGATCACCAGGAGGCGTCCAGCTATGATGTGGTGGGCAAACTTCCTGGTGATTTCCTGCACCAGGTTCTCACACCAGACCAGGTCAAAGTCTGCCAGGTGGACCACGACCACAATCTCTTTGAGCTCCTCGTAACTGGACTGATCAAAGATGGATTTGATCGTCTCCAGAAGGTAGTTCCCCTTTTTCCTCTTGACAGACGACAGACCAATGGTGAGATACTCTGTGGACAGAAATCACTTCAGTCACGTCACTGTGGAATAGACCAACATCAGAGGACTATCACCTGTGTACAGGTACCTACTTTT from Epinephelus moara isolate mb unplaced genomic scaffold, YSFRI_EMoa_1.0 scaffold3297, whole genome shotgun sequence carries:
- the LOC126387276 gene encoding alpha-1,3-mannosyl-glycoprotein 4-beta-N-acetylglucosaminyltransferase C-like; translation: MASSLTFFYLRFSLSVFLFVFQEAEKRQLGETLMHPVNSERYVHTFRDLSNFSGTINVTYRYLAGIPLPRKKYLTIGLSSVKRKKGNYLLETIKSIFDQSSYEELKEIVVVVHLADFDLVWCENLVQEITRKFAHHIIAGRLLVIQAPEEYYPSLDGLKRNYNDPEDRVRFRSKQNVDYAFLLNFCTNLSHFYMMLEDDVRCSRNFLTALKKVITSREGSYWVMLEFSKLGYIGKLYHSRDLPRLAHFLLMFYQEMPCDWLLIHFRGLLAQKDVIRFKPSLFQHMGYYSSYKGAENKLKDDDFEEDSIDIPDNPPASLYTNIN